Genomic window (Mesorhizobium sp. M4B.F.Ca.ET.058.02.1.1):
GGAAAAAAGGCGTGTCGCCGGCGACAGTGACGACGGCATCGCAGGCGATCGACGCCCACTCGATGCCGGTCAGTATCCCGGCAAGCGGCCCGGCGTGGCCTTCCACCGTATCGGCAAGCACCGGCAGCCCGAACCGGGCGAAGCGCGCCGGATCGCCGTTGGCGCTCAGCGCCAGCGGCCCGACCTGTGGAACGAGGCGCGCCACGACGTGGTCGAGCAGGCTGCGGCCGCCGAGCACAAGCAGGGTCTTGTCGCCGCCGCCCATGCGCCGTGACTGGCCGCCGGCCAGGATGATGCCCGCTATGTTCTGGTCCATCGTGCGCTGTCTTCTAGCTGCCGGATCGCAAAGTCTCGGCGATCCTTGGGGCTGGCCTATATGCCGTCCGGCGCCATGTCAGGTCCAGCGCTTTCGGCGGCGGTCTGCCGTCGGCCGACGATGCGCTCGCGGTAGAGCGCGTAGAGGCCGGAGCCGACGATGATGGCGGCGCCGACGATCATCGGCAGGTCGGGGACATCGCCGAAGATGACGAGGCCGAGCAGGATCGACCAGAGCAGGGCGGTGTAGCGGAACGGCGCAATGAAGGAGATGTCGCCGGAGCGCATCGCCATGATGATAAATTGGTAGCCGATCAGCACCAGCACTGCGGCCAGCGCCAGCAGCGCCGTGGCCTTGCCGCTCATCGGCGTCCAGCCGCCCATCGGCGCAAGCAGCGCAGCGCCCAGCACCGTCATGGCCAGCGCCGTGGCGGTCGATACCAGAAGCGTCGGGATCGCTTGCGGGATGCGCCTGGTGGAGAGATCGCGCACCGCGCAGCAGGCGACACTCGCCAGCGCCAGCAGCGAATAGATGCTGAAGCCTTCGAAGCCCGGCCGCACGATAACCAGCACGCCGGCAAAGCCGACGGCGATCGCCAGCCAGCGCCGCCAGCCGACACCCTCGTTGAAGAACAGCGCCGCGGCCATCGTAACCGCCAGCGGCAGCGCCTGCAGCACCGCCGAGACATTGGCGATCGGCAGATGCGCCAGCGCGACCAGGAACGAGACCGTTGCGCCGGC
Coding sequences:
- the mobA gene encoding molybdenum cofactor guanylyltransferase MobA produces the protein MDQNIAGIILAGGQSRRMGGGDKTLLVLGGRSLLDHVVARLVPQVGPLALSANGDPARFARFGLPVLADTVEGHAGPLAGILTGIEWASIACDAVVTVAGDTPFFPKDLIERLATAAATKPGAITVASSGGRRHPTFALWPLGLHDALRRFLVDEDNRRVSAFIDRHDVVDVEFPMMASGGQQIDPFFNINMPDDLAIAERLLQSIEE
- a CDS encoding DMT family transporter encodes the protein MPLSPNLRGALFMMVAMVGFTLNDAITKFSSESMNMAQVMLIRGAFASLFVGLLAWQRGALAAPRSMLQPMVAMRVAGEAGATVSFLVALAHLPIANVSAVLQALPLAVTMAAALFFNEGVGWRRWLAIAVGFAGVLVIVRPGFEGFSIYSLLALASVACCAVRDLSTRRIPQAIPTLLVSTATALAMTVLGAALLAPMGGWTPMSGKATALLALAAVLVLIGYQFIIMAMRSGDISFIAPFRYTALLWSILLGLVIFGDVPDLPMIVGAAIIVGSGLYALYRERIVGRRQTAAESAGPDMAPDGI